One Schistocerca nitens isolate TAMUIC-IGC-003100 chromosome 1, iqSchNite1.1, whole genome shotgun sequence DNA segment encodes these proteins:
- the LOC126196798 gene encoding uncharacterized protein LOC126196798 isoform X1, translating into MWATWLSVFFFIQIENARSIHEALDIFKDWNKDWNPLYWVTDFSESEINAIEQAFPQTKVYLCLFHRKQAWGRWLKKKDNLRVPNDMKTFLDMWQEISESPTEREFRDRVEELRTHEVSQRNERVWPYFQQQWLTVCERWVKAYEDKGRFATIDTTNGVEAINKIVKHFFLKHNSDRTLTGVTKVIINQFLPSLIRKYCLQNSAIKAYNKDVPLFLHKKTNKFVKHVMQRYASAKFELTARSVSRRSDGSFCVESAKSKNCNYVVNFDIPDCTCEDFRRYKYPCKHFCAIFIFYPEWGFDKMPESYKTSPLICLDEMYGVGFRSGSSVISYEGSSSDKAVEEAVEAAEEAVEVEEAVEAANTDGVVQTQNIPLQQFEAKELCKQIYNLTYNCSNSETLQKVLESLSNCVQDLQLANPEVGGLPLAVPSTSKQ; encoded by the coding sequence atgtgggctacttggctgtcggttttttttttcattcagattgaaaatgcaagatccattcatgaagcactagacattttcaaggactggaacaaggattggaatcccctctattgggttactgatttctcggagtcagagataaatgcaattgagcaagcattccctcagacaaaagtgtacttgtgccttttccatcgaaaacaggcatggggaagatggttgaaaaaaaaggataatctacgtgtaccaaatgacatgaagacatttctggatatgtggcaagaaatttcagaatcaccaacagagagagaatttagagatcgcGTAGAAGAGTTGCGAACGCATGAGGTTTCTCAGAGAAACGAGCGTGTATGGCCATACTTTCAACAGCAATGGCTAACGGTATGTGAAAGATGGGTGAAAGCGTATGAGGACAAGGGCAGATTTGCAACTATTGACACTACAAATGGAGTTGAAGCCATTAACaagattgtaaaacattttttcctaaaacacaattcagacaggaccttaactggggttactaaggttataataaaccagtttcttccaagcctaattagaaagtactgtctgcagaattctgccatcaaagcttataacaaagatgttccactgtttttgcataaaaaaacaaacaagtttgtgaaacatgtcatgcagcgATATGCATCGGCAAAATTTGAGTTAACTGCAAGATCAGTGAGTAGGAGATCGGATGGTTCATTTTGTGTGGAGAGTGCAAagtccaaaaactgtaattatgttgtaaactttgatataccagattgcacatgtgaagattttcggagatataaatacccatgcaagcatttctgtgcaatctttattttttacccagagtggggttttgataaaatgccagaaagttataagactagtccattaatctgtcttgatgaaatgtatggagtgggctttagaagtggctcttcagtaatttcgtatgaaggcagtagtagtgacaaagctgttgaggaggcagttgaagcagctgaggaggctgtcgaggttgaggaggctgtcgaggcagcaaatacagatggtgttgttcaaacccagaatattcctttgcagcagtttgaagcaaaggagctgtgtaaacagatttataatctcacatacaactgcagcaacagcgaaacattacaaaaagtacttgaatcactgaGCAACTGTGTGCAAGATTTGCAATTAGCAAATCCTGAAGTTGGTGGTCTCCCATTGGCAGTGCCATCAACTTCCAAACAATAG